The Devosia sp. A16 genome includes a window with the following:
- a CDS encoding ABC transporter permease produces the protein MTTDSPSATGAALETVPAAKRRDSLLWLLNARLAIGLSLVAIFVVGSIVLPFFAPADPSLQATYLKNMPMSAEHLLGTNAIGQDIFWFLVFAIRNSLILGVLVGIGVTIISTAVGLSAGYIGGNYERVVMLVVDSFITIPLLPILIILGAVIRGNSSFLTVGLIIVVFGWAWGARTIRSMALSLREREFINMARFSGAGTVAILVREIFPYVSAYMVVGFINTILFAVNTEATLAVIGLSKVEVPTLGSIIFWALNYNALFTGNYPWLVAPIVASILLFLGLFLTSTGFNAAFASKRGVA, from the coding sequence ATGACGACCGACAGCCCCTCGGCGACCGGTGCCGCCCTCGAAACCGTCCCGGCGGCCAAGCGCCGCGACAGCCTGCTCTGGCTGCTCAATGCGCGGCTGGCGATCGGCCTCAGCCTCGTCGCCATCTTCGTGGTCGGCAGCATCGTCCTGCCGTTCTTCGCGCCGGCCGATCCGTCGCTGCAGGCGACGTACCTCAAGAACATGCCGATGTCGGCCGAGCACCTGCTCGGCACCAACGCCATCGGGCAGGACATCTTCTGGTTCCTCGTCTTCGCCATCCGCAACTCGCTGATCCTCGGCGTCCTGGTCGGTATCGGCGTCACCATCATCTCGACGGCGGTGGGGCTCAGCGCCGGATATATCGGCGGCAACTACGAGCGCGTAGTGATGCTGGTGGTCGACAGCTTCATCACCATCCCGCTGCTGCCGATCCTGATCATCCTGGGCGCGGTGATCCGCGGCAACAGCTCGTTCCTCACCGTGGGGCTGATCATCGTGGTGTTCGGCTGGGCCTGGGGCGCCCGCACCATCCGGTCGATGGCGCTGTCGCTGCGCGAACGCGAGTTCATCAACATGGCGCGGTTCTCGGGCGCCGGCACGGTGGCGATCCTCGTGCGCGAGATCTTCCCCTATGTGTCGGCCTACATGGTGGTGGGGTTCATCAATACCATCCTCTTCGCGGTCAACACCGAGGCGACGCTGGCGGTGATCGGGCTCAGTAAGGTCGAAGTGCCGACGCTCGGCTCGATCATCTTCTGGGCGCTCAACTACAACGCGCTGTTCACCGGCAACTACCCGTGGCTGGTGGCACCGATCGTCGCCTCGATCCTGCTTTTCCTCGGATTGTTCCTGACCTCGACCGGCTTCAACGCCGCGTTCGCCAGCAAGCGGGGTGTCGCATGA
- a CDS encoding ABC transporter ATP-binding protein produces the protein MTIILRTEGLNKVYRQGGLVRSRQVRALNEVNISVESDKPVVIAVVGESGSGKTTLAKTLLRLETPSSGRAIVYDQVVAGKGTSVSKHDFLGLVQPIFQNPFEAFSRYRPVDAYLQETARRVGGLDASAAEAAVAAALSSVGLKYEAVRGKYTNQFSGGELQRISVARALIPQPKLIVADEPVSMIDASRRMIIINLFKQLRDEAGRSFLYITHDLATAYYISDYVAVMNKGVVVEFGDARQVMSDPQHDYTKLLLSSIPTTKSRWRPRKVAA, from the coding sequence ATGACCATCATCCTCAGGACCGAAGGGCTCAACAAGGTCTACCGGCAGGGCGGGCTGGTGCGCTCGCGGCAGGTCAGGGCGCTGAACGAGGTCAATATCAGCGTCGAGAGCGACAAGCCGGTGGTGATCGCGGTGGTCGGGGAATCCGGCTCAGGCAAGACCACTTTGGCCAAGACGCTGCTGCGTTTGGAAACGCCGAGCTCGGGTCGGGCTATCGTCTACGACCAGGTTGTTGCCGGCAAGGGCACCTCCGTCTCGAAGCACGACTTCCTCGGGCTGGTGCAGCCGATCTTTCAGAACCCGTTCGAGGCGTTCAGTCGCTATCGCCCAGTCGATGCCTATCTGCAGGAGACGGCGCGCCGCGTCGGCGGTCTGGACGCGAGCGCAGCGGAGGCGGCAGTGGCGGCGGCGCTCTCGAGCGTCGGACTCAAATACGAGGCAGTGCGGGGCAAATACACCAACCAGTTCTCGGGTGGCGAGCTGCAGCGCATCTCGGTGGCGCGGGCGCTGATCCCGCAGCCCAAGCTGATCGTCGCCGACGAGCCGGTGTCGATGATCGATGCCTCGCGCCGGATGATCATCATCAACCTGTTCAAGCAGCTGCGCGACGAGGCCGGCCGGAGCTTTCTCTACATCACCCACGACCTCGCCACCGCCTACTACATCTCGGACTACGTGGCGGTGATGAACAAGGGCGTGGTGGTGGAGTTCGGCGACGCCCGGCAGGTGATGAGCGACCCGCAGCACGACTACACCAAGCTGCTCTTGAGCTCGATCCCGACGACGAAAAGCCGCTGGCGGCCCCGCAAGGTGGCGGCGTGA
- a CDS encoding ABC transporter ATP-binding protein, with amino-acid sequence MIKLNDLKISYRIGNRVIEAVNGVTLTIPDGSIVGIAGESGCGKSTLMKAIYGDIRSPMSLSGGSIEYGMTGSDGRPVTTETIRREWFKSISYIPQSSMNSLNPVIRIRDQFTDFPGTDSNKKRVLERARDYIGKLGLPPEAMDSYPHQLSGGMRQRVMIALATFFQPELIIADEPTTALDVVVQKEILLLLMEVQELMGNTILVVSHDMGVHYQVTHKMLIMYAGRVVEYGDTESVFADPQHAYTRMLIDSLPSIGDDSMRGVLASLAGAGGDRAYRVEPELIEVKPGHFMARPSASVGAAA; translated from the coding sequence ATGATCAAGCTCAACGACCTCAAGATCAGCTACCGCATCGGCAACCGGGTGATCGAAGCGGTCAACGGCGTGACGCTGACCATTCCCGATGGTTCGATCGTCGGCATTGCCGGGGAATCCGGCTGCGGCAAGTCAACGCTGATGAAAGCGATCTACGGCGACATCCGCTCGCCGATGTCGCTGAGCGGCGGCAGCATCGAATACGGCATGACCGGCTCCGACGGGCGGCCGGTGACCACAGAGACCATCCGGCGGGAATGGTTCAAGTCGATCTCCTACATCCCGCAGAGCTCGATGAACTCACTGAACCCGGTGATCCGCATCCGTGATCAGTTCACCGATTTCCCCGGCACCGACAGCAACAAGAAGCGGGTGCTGGAGCGGGCCCGCGACTATATCGGCAAGCTCGGCCTGCCCCCCGAGGCGATGGATTCCTATCCGCACCAGCTGTCGGGCGGTATGCGGCAGCGGGTGATGATCGCGCTCGCCACCTTCTTCCAGCCCGAGCTGATCATCGCGGACGAGCCGACCACAGCGCTCGACGTGGTGGTGCAGAAGGAAATCCTGCTGCTCTTGATGGAAGTGCAGGAGCTGATGGGCAACACCATCCTCGTCGTCTCGCATGACATGGGTGTGCACTACCAGGTCACCCACAAGATGCTGATCATGTATGCCGGCCGGGTGGTCGAATATGGCGACACCGAAAGCGTCTTCGCCGATCCGCAGCACGCCTACACCAGGATGCTGATCGACTCGTTGCCCAGCATTGGCGACGACAGCATGCGCGGTGTGCTGGCGAGCCTCGCCGGGGCCGGGGGCGACCGGGCCTATCGGGTGGAGCCGGAGCTGATCGAGGTGAAGCCGGGGCACTTCATGGCGCGACCCAGCGCGAGCGTCGGAGCCGCGGCATGA